A region of Paraburkholderia sp. BL23I1N1 DNA encodes the following proteins:
- a CDS encoding amidohydrolase — translation MLSPRTYSQQTHDAQRYQNCTLRNGVVYTGGAKPRCVDCVVIRDGRIAWLGAYSDCPRAFGDHETIDLRGRMIVPSFTDSHAHPAEGFQLTCDGDLGAADSFEAIAQAVRRCAREHPERSWVMAGNVSLEAMGSKLHREALDTFVADRPLMLIGHDVHSGCVNSAALRALGVDAATPDPEGGIYERDGSGEPTGVVHEAALYAMFRHLPQMSPAESVLALKKAQQQAHRFGITGWFEAMAGQRLVDAYASARDAGELKANVSLGLLVSPNLPLGSQIDKLCEWRAAYHGGRLRLHTAKIFIDGVIESHTGALLEPYADVAHSGNAHWTPRQLREAVFTADAEGFDLHFHTIGDRAVRMALDVLAALKRERPSRESRPQLAHVQMIDEADVARFAQVDAIASVQGVWADVSPDLLALYRQRVGHARIARQYVFGDLVRAGVRLSGGSDWPVSTPNPMVAMEHAVRRARAGQPDAPVFLPEQRVSLDVMMQAYTHHSAFSLRFDDQAGHIATGRPASLAVLSHDLRAVEPHRLAEVEVELTLFEGEAVYGGLD, via the coding sequence ATGCTTTCACCGAGGACATACTCGCAGCAGACTCATGATGCGCAGCGTTACCAGAACTGCACATTGCGCAACGGCGTGGTGTACACCGGCGGCGCAAAGCCGCGCTGCGTCGACTGCGTTGTCATTCGGGACGGGCGCATTGCGTGGCTCGGCGCTTATTCGGATTGCCCTCGCGCGTTCGGGGATCACGAGACGATCGATCTGCGCGGCCGCATGATCGTGCCGTCGTTTACCGATTCTCACGCGCACCCCGCGGAAGGCTTTCAGTTAACCTGCGACGGGGATCTTGGCGCGGCGGATTCGTTCGAGGCCATCGCGCAAGCGGTGCGCCGCTGCGCGCGCGAGCATCCTGAGCGGAGCTGGGTGATGGCCGGCAATGTGTCGCTCGAAGCCATGGGATCGAAGCTGCACCGCGAGGCGCTCGACACGTTCGTTGCCGACCGTCCGCTGATGCTGATCGGTCACGACGTCCACTCGGGTTGCGTGAACAGCGCCGCACTGCGCGCGCTGGGTGTGGATGCCGCGACGCCCGACCCCGAAGGCGGCATCTACGAGCGCGATGGGAGCGGCGAGCCCACCGGCGTCGTACACGAGGCGGCGCTGTATGCGATGTTTCGCCATCTGCCGCAAATGAGTCCGGCGGAATCGGTGCTGGCGCTTAAAAAAGCGCAACAGCAGGCGCATCGGTTCGGCATTACGGGGTGGTTCGAGGCCATGGCCGGGCAACGGCTCGTGGATGCCTATGCGAGCGCGCGCGATGCCGGGGAATTGAAAGCAAACGTGAGCCTCGGCTTGCTGGTGTCGCCGAATCTGCCGCTCGGCTCGCAGATCGACAAGCTCTGCGAATGGCGAGCGGCATACCATGGCGGGCGTCTGCGGCTGCATACCGCGAAGATCTTTATCGACGGCGTGATCGAAAGTCATACCGGCGCGCTGCTCGAACCCTATGCGGACGTCGCGCATAGCGGCAACGCGCACTGGACGCCGCGGCAGTTGCGCGAGGCGGTGTTCACCGCCGACGCCGAGGGCTTCGATCTGCACTTCCACACGATTGGCGATCGCGCCGTGCGTATGGCGCTCGACGTGCTCGCCGCGCTGAAGCGCGAGCGCCCCAGCCGCGAGAGTCGCCCGCAACTCGCGCACGTGCAGATGATCGATGAGGCCGATGTCGCACGGTTCGCGCAAGTCGACGCGATCGCCTCGGTTCAGGGCGTCTGGGCCGATGTCTCGCCGGACCTGCTGGCGCTTTACCGGCAACGTGTCGGCCATGCGCGCATCGCGCGGCAGTATGTGTTCGGCGATCTGGTTCGGGCCGGAGTGAGGCTCTCCGGCGGCTCGGACTGGCCCGTCTCGACGCCAAATCCAATGGTCGCGATGGAGCACGCGGTACGCCGCGCGCGCGCCGGCCAGCCGGACGCGCCCGTGTTTCTCCCGGAGCAGCGCGTCAGCCTCGATGTGATGATGCAGGCGTACACCCATCACTCCGCCTTCAGTCTGCGTTTCGACGATCAGGCCGGGCACATCGCAACCGGCCGGCCCGCGTCGCTCGCGGTGTTGTCGCATGACCTCCGTGCGGTGGAGCCGCATCGGCTGGCGGAGGTGGAGGTGGAACTGACGCTGTTCGAAGGCGAGGCCGTGTATGGCGGTCTCGATTGA
- a CDS encoding helix-turn-helix transcriptional regulator — protein MKTAQSSTDILLNQLALTTEALGPAVEAVGSAQFLPTLYEGLVRFVDFDALHLDYDQSSPRGRRVGWIGSFGKNPELIQQTMELYYRSYANDDPTFGEGGYGKEVQLLQVSAQRVDAELRRAFYDIGDIHDECVVGSALQDMTYGMSVCRTRRLPPFSLKELSIVKHLATLVLPLAALHKRLAGAISTDTGTSGIPDSLVAQWLGQSRAKLTSREATVCSAFIQGMTTQAVAVSMGVKPSTVETYAKRAFAKLEIASRRQLLASFVRSVPLREQSLHAN, from the coding sequence ATGAAGACAGCCCAATCCTCCACCGACATCCTCCTGAACCAGCTCGCTCTCACGACAGAGGCTCTGGGTCCCGCCGTGGAAGCTGTCGGCTCCGCCCAATTTCTCCCCACGCTGTACGAGGGCCTCGTGCGATTCGTCGATTTCGACGCACTGCATCTCGATTACGATCAGAGCTCGCCGAGAGGCCGCCGCGTCGGCTGGATAGGCAGCTTCGGCAAGAATCCGGAGTTGATCCAGCAGACGATGGAGCTCTATTACCGCAGCTACGCGAACGACGACCCGACCTTCGGAGAAGGCGGATACGGCAAGGAAGTGCAGTTGCTCCAGGTGTCCGCGCAACGGGTCGACGCCGAACTCAGGCGTGCGTTCTACGATATCGGGGACATTCACGACGAATGCGTCGTGGGCAGTGCCTTGCAGGACATGACGTATGGAATGTCGGTGTGTCGCACACGGCGGCTTCCACCGTTTTCGCTCAAGGAATTGAGCATCGTGAAACACCTCGCCACCCTTGTTTTACCGCTCGCCGCATTGCATAAGCGGCTGGCCGGCGCCATCTCGACAGACACAGGAACCAGCGGAATTCCCGACAGCCTGGTTGCCCAATGGCTCGGGCAATCGCGCGCGAAATTGACGTCGCGCGAAGCAACGGTGTGCTCCGCCTTCATTCAGGGCATGACGACTCAGGCCGTCGCGGTCTCGATGGGTGTGAAGCCTTCAACGGTGGAAACCTACGCGAAACGCGCTTTCGCAAAACTCGAAATCGCGTCGCGCAGGCAATTGCTGGCGTCTTTCGTCAGGAGTGTTCCGCTTCGCGAGCAGAGCCTGCACGCGAATTGA
- a CDS encoding DUF3311 domain-containing protein — MMKVLIGLGLPYIGVLGLLPWIASTDVDVVGVPLIYAWMFLWFGLTSVCLFICWHCFDRRAGDAASPDA, encoded by the coding sequence ATGATGAAGGTCCTGATCGGCCTGGGGTTGCCCTATATCGGCGTTCTGGGGCTCCTGCCCTGGATCGCCTCCACGGATGTCGACGTGGTGGGCGTGCCCCTCATCTACGCCTGGATGTTCCTCTGGTTCGGACTGACATCCGTCTGTCTGTTCATCTGCTGGCATTGCTTCGACAGGCGTGCCGGCGACGCCGCTTCACCCGATGCCTGA
- a CDS encoding amidase family protein — MNQELWRLSATEMAALVARRDVSSTELVQSSLKRMEEVNPHINAIVDVLADSALEAAAAADAAIGRGETPGVLHGVPVTVKVNVDMAGFATTNGVTAFKDLIAHDDSPVVANLRKAGAVIIGRSNAPAFSYRWFTDNDLYGRTLNLWDAGLTPGGSSGGAAAAVAAGIGAIAHGNDLGGSIRYPAYACGVAGLRPTTGRVPAYNSTQSRDRTLAVQLASVQGPLARTVGDLRLALAAMEAPDQRDVWWMPVPPTGNEAPFPTRVAVCARLPGIPTDDVVVKAIHQAARWLEDAGCVVEEVVPPRFEEACELWLKLVTNESLSGLEETIQAYGDEALRTAFGSQRRIAPPLDMTGYMNGLSQRTGLLREWQAFFERYPLLLMPVSCQRPFAIDADQNGDAAMRRILEAQGPLLATAVLGLPGLSVPTPVREGVPAGVQIVAGRFGEALCLAAGEAIEARAGVFTPIDPVNDTAHRAG, encoded by the coding sequence GTGAACCAGGAATTGTGGCGCCTGAGCGCAACTGAAATGGCGGCTCTCGTCGCGCGCCGCGACGTCTCGTCGACGGAGCTTGTTCAAAGCAGCCTGAAGCGGATGGAGGAAGTCAATCCGCACATCAACGCGATTGTCGACGTGCTCGCTGACAGCGCCCTCGAGGCCGCCGCGGCAGCCGACGCCGCCATCGGTCGCGGCGAAACGCCGGGCGTGCTGCACGGTGTACCGGTCACGGTGAAGGTGAACGTCGACATGGCGGGTTTTGCGACCACCAACGGCGTCACCGCATTCAAGGACCTCATTGCGCACGACGACAGCCCGGTCGTGGCGAATCTGCGAAAGGCAGGTGCCGTCATTATCGGGCGCAGCAATGCGCCGGCGTTTTCGTACCGGTGGTTTACCGACAACGATCTCTATGGCAGAACGCTGAACCTCTGGGATGCCGGTCTGACGCCAGGCGGGTCCAGCGGCGGCGCCGCGGCCGCTGTGGCAGCGGGCATTGGCGCGATCGCGCATGGCAACGACCTCGGCGGATCGATTCGGTATCCTGCCTATGCATGCGGTGTGGCGGGGCTGCGCCCCACCACGGGCCGCGTTCCTGCCTACAATTCGACGCAAAGCCGCGACCGGACGCTAGCGGTCCAGCTCGCCTCGGTTCAGGGTCCGCTTGCACGCACCGTCGGTGACCTGCGGCTTGCGTTGGCGGCCATGGAAGCGCCGGATCAGCGCGATGTCTGGTGGATGCCGGTTCCGCCGACCGGCAACGAGGCGCCGTTTCCCACACGTGTCGCCGTCTGCGCACGGCTGCCGGGCATTCCCACTGACGACGTCGTCGTCAAGGCCATCCACCAGGCAGCACGCTGGCTGGAAGACGCCGGCTGTGTGGTCGAGGAGGTGGTGCCGCCGCGCTTCGAGGAAGCGTGCGAGCTGTGGTTGAAGCTGGTCACCAATGAATCGCTGAGCGGGCTCGAAGAGACCATTCAGGCTTACGGCGACGAAGCGCTTCGCACCGCATTCGGCAGTCAGCGGCGCATCGCACCGCCGCTCGATATGACCGGCTACATGAACGGTCTCTCGCAACGCACCGGATTGCTGCGCGAATGGCAGGCTTTCTTCGAGCGCTATCCGCTGCTGTTGATGCCGGTCTCCTGTCAGCGCCCGTTCGCAATCGATGCGGATCAGAACGGCGACGCCGCGATGCGCCGCATCCTCGAGGCGCAGGGTCCGCTGCTCGCAACGGCCGTTCTCGGCTTGCCGGGTCTCTCCGTGCCGACGCCCGTTCGCGAAGGGGTGCCGGCAGGCGTGCAAATCGTTGCCGGCCGTTTTGGCGAGGCGCTCTGCCTCGCGGCAGGCGAGGCGATCGAGGCGCGCGCCGGCGTCTTTACGCCGATCGATCCGGTCAACGATACGGCCCATCGCGCGGGATGA
- a CDS encoding cupin domain-containing protein, with protein sequence MADISNIVEFSKEEGELIQYRVPRGKLLSGNPMQILTHRFISPCGRFSCGTWESTAGHWEVEYDEEEYCEILSGTSVVRDRAGQEKVFRAGDRFVIPCGFSGTWEVVESCRKIYVSHAPRADASSGPFSTDNNAQ encoded by the coding sequence GTGGCAGACATCTCGAACATCGTTGAATTCAGCAAGGAAGAAGGCGAACTGATCCAGTATCGCGTGCCGCGCGGGAAGCTGTTGTCGGGCAATCCCATGCAGATCTTGACGCATCGCTTCATCAGCCCGTGCGGACGATTTAGCTGCGGTACGTGGGAGAGCACCGCGGGGCATTGGGAGGTGGAATACGACGAAGAGGAATACTGCGAAATCTTGAGCGGTACGTCCGTGGTCCGCGACCGGGCAGGGCAAGAAAAGGTGTTTCGCGCGGGCGACCGGTTTGTGATCCCGTGCGGATTTTCTGGCACGTGGGAGGTGGTGGAGTCGTGCCGCAAGATCTACGTATCGCATGCGCCGCGTGCGGATGCTTCATCCGGGCCGTTTTCGACCGACAACAACGCACAGTAA
- a CDS encoding FAD-binding oxidoreductase, with translation MLKFAYQPHVPSYYAATANDSTRHPSLQGAISADVCVIGGGLTGISTALNLAERDYSVVVLEASKIGWGASGRNGGQLIGGYACGIDTFAQYMPREDVQRVWTMGLESAGMVRERVQKHGIDCDLTSGFLTAANKPRHADELRAWRDEAASRFDYHGYRYVERGQLSGFVDSDRYVGGLYDDNSGHLHPLNYTLGLARAAHEAGVYIYEATCASSVEKTAHGHRVTCEHGHVDARYVVLACNAYLGSLAPALARKIMPAGTFVIATEPLDEARAQALLPTNAAVCDTKFPLDYFRFSKDRRLLWGGKASPSTRMPARLVEAMRGDMLKTFPQLADMKIDYAWGGFVDITMNRAPHFGRIEPTVYFAQGFSGHGVNVTGLAGLLIAEAIDAQAARFDLFEKIRHRDFPGGRMLRAPMLALAMAWNTMRDAH, from the coding sequence ATGCTCAAATTCGCGTATCAGCCGCACGTTCCTTCGTATTACGCAGCCACCGCCAACGATTCCACACGTCATCCGTCGCTTCAGGGGGCGATCTCCGCCGACGTGTGCGTCATCGGCGGTGGGCTCACCGGCATCTCAACGGCGCTGAACCTCGCCGAACGCGACTATTCGGTCGTCGTGCTTGAAGCCTCGAAGATCGGCTGGGGTGCCAGCGGACGCAATGGCGGCCAGCTGATCGGCGGCTATGCGTGCGGGATCGACACGTTTGCGCAATACATGCCGCGCGAAGATGTTCAGCGCGTCTGGACCATGGGCCTCGAATCGGCCGGGATGGTTCGGGAACGGGTGCAGAAGCATGGCATCGACTGCGACCTGACCAGTGGTTTTCTGACCGCCGCGAACAAGCCACGTCACGCCGACGAATTGCGCGCGTGGCGCGACGAAGCGGCATCGCGCTTCGACTATCACGGGTACCGCTATGTCGAGCGCGGCCAACTGTCCGGCTTCGTCGATTCGGACCGGTACGTCGGTGGCCTTTACGACGATAACAGCGGCCACCTGCATCCGCTCAACTACACGCTGGGGCTCGCTCGCGCGGCGCATGAAGCGGGCGTCTACATCTACGAGGCCACCTGCGCGTCGTCGGTGGAAAAAACGGCCCATGGGCACCGGGTCACGTGCGAGCACGGGCATGTCGACGCACGTTACGTGGTGCTCGCATGCAACGCCTATCTCGGCAGTCTTGCGCCTGCGCTCGCCCGCAAGATCATGCCGGCGGGGACCTTCGTGATCGCCACCGAGCCGCTCGACGAGGCGAGGGCGCAGGCGCTATTGCCGACGAACGCGGCAGTCTGCGACACCAAGTTCCCACTCGACTATTTTCGTTTCTCGAAGGACCGCCGACTGCTCTGGGGCGGCAAGGCGAGCCCTTCCACGCGCATGCCGGCGAGGCTCGTCGAGGCAATGCGTGGCGACATGCTGAAGACCTTTCCGCAACTCGCCGACATGAAGATCGACTACGCGTGGGGCGGCTTTGTCGATATCACGATGAACCGTGCGCCGCATTTCGGCCGGATCGAGCCGACCGTGTATTTCGCGCAGGGCTTCTCAGGACATGGGGTGAACGTGACAGGGCTCGCGGGTTTGTTGATCGCGGAGGCAATCGATGCCCAAGCCGCGCGCTTCGACCTGTTCGAGAAGATCCGGCATCGCGACTTCCCGGGAGGGCGTATGTTGCGCGCGCCGATGCTCGCGTTGGCAATGGCCTGGAACACGATGCGCGACGCACATTGA
- a CDS encoding DUF3138 family protein produces MTKKLICLLVAGTLPGLAAANATSDQIKAMQAQLDAMQKEVKALKSELAAKPAAKSQSVAKAPAVAPVVAPVVDVTSPGYGTAPARLTNDEVTQMKQQMANQQLKVDSLTDAATTGPIAGLSITGYIDPTYIYNRAAGTSSFLFANHDNAYNYFNSTFGDVYLDIKKTFGVGPTAPSAEITLMPNRGAGMYLMNEHSNSGFNILNTAVATVPLTNTTSVVAGLMPALGGYEGQPSNLMLTLTHNMLYDFSDPGSYIGAGVNYLGDHWAWKFLLGNEQLRTNGAVTQTGVNALGDPITTSNKMPTFSARVDYLHGSQLDIGGSFNIGRQTLPSGLDPATGTVVYGSGGQAPSAYGTFYFTEMDATYQLADVQYNAELDYGQQQHAAFNGGLAQWYGLSLLAHRKFTMPVVGHMGVTARYDLLVDSKNGGGGGGIGLNGNGMDPYNGFGIDSNCLSNSKANGGAGFECKGATRQDVALDLLFFPTQQIIVKVEYRHDWANNRVFLRDDGSYSKSNDLLAAQFIYSF; encoded by the coding sequence ATGACGAAGAAGTTGATTTGCCTGCTGGTGGCGGGGACTCTGCCAGGGCTTGCCGCGGCGAACGCGACCAGCGACCAGATCAAGGCGATGCAGGCCCAGCTGGACGCGATGCAAAAAGAAGTGAAGGCGCTCAAGTCCGAGCTCGCGGCGAAACCTGCGGCGAAGAGTCAGTCCGTTGCCAAGGCGCCCGCTGTGGCGCCTGTAGTGGCGCCGGTAGTTGATGTCACGTCGCCCGGCTATGGCACCGCGCCCGCGCGGCTGACGAACGACGAAGTGACGCAGATGAAGCAGCAGATGGCGAACCAGCAACTCAAGGTGGATTCGCTCACGGACGCGGCCACCACCGGGCCGATCGCGGGCCTGTCGATCACCGGCTACATCGATCCGACCTACATCTACAACCGTGCGGCGGGCACGTCGTCGTTCCTCTTCGCGAACCACGATAACGCCTACAACTATTTCAACAGCACGTTCGGCGACGTGTATCTCGACATCAAGAAGACCTTCGGCGTGGGGCCGACGGCGCCGTCTGCGGAAATCACGCTGATGCCCAATCGCGGCGCCGGCATGTACTTGATGAACGAGCATAGCAACAGCGGGTTCAATATTCTGAACACAGCGGTCGCGACCGTGCCGCTGACCAACACAACCTCGGTCGTGGCGGGTCTCATGCCGGCGCTTGGCGGCTATGAGGGCCAGCCTTCGAACCTGATGTTGACCCTCACGCACAACATGCTCTATGACTTCTCGGATCCGGGCAGCTATATCGGCGCGGGCGTCAACTACCTGGGTGATCACTGGGCCTGGAAGTTCCTGCTTGGCAATGAGCAGCTCCGCACGAACGGCGCCGTCACACAGACCGGCGTGAACGCGCTGGGCGATCCGATCACGACGAGCAACAAGATGCCAACCTTCAGTGCGCGGGTCGACTACCTGCATGGCAGTCAACTCGATATCGGCGGCTCGTTCAACATCGGGCGGCAAACGCTGCCTAGCGGTCTTGATCCGGCGACGGGCACCGTGGTCTACGGTTCCGGGGGCCAGGCCCCGAGCGCCTATGGCACCTTTTATTTCACCGAGATGGATGCAACCTACCAGCTGGCCGACGTGCAGTACAACGCCGAGCTCGACTACGGCCAGCAACAGCACGCGGCCTTCAATGGCGGGCTCGCGCAGTGGTACGGCTTGTCATTGCTCGCGCACCGCAAGTTCACGATGCCGGTGGTCGGCCATATGGGCGTGACGGCCCGATACGACCTGCTCGTCGACAGCAAGAACGGCGGCGGTGGGGGCGGCATCGGCCTCAACGGCAACGGCATGGATCCGTATAACGGCTTTGGCATCGACTCGAACTGTCTCTCGAACTCGAAGGCCAACGGCGGGGCCGGCTTCGAGTGCAAGGGCGCGACACGCCAGGACGTCGCGCTCGACCTGTTGTTCTTTCCGACCCAGCAAATCATCGTGAAGGTCGAATACCGGCACGACTGGGCCAACAACAGAGTATTCCTGCGTGACGACGGTTCGTACTCGAAATCGAACGACCTGCTCGCGGCGCAATTCATCTACTCGTTCTAA
- a CDS encoding ABC transporter permease subunit yields MIKPNRILSTSILTVGFLFLYIPIVSLVVYSFNESKLVTVWSGFSLKWYGVLMHDAELLTAAWLSLKIALMTASASVVLGTWAGFVLARMGRFRGFTFFTAMINAPLVIPEVIQGISLLLLFVTTQQLFGWPAGRGLLTIWIGHVMLCVSFVAIIVQSRVKELDRSLEEAALDLGATPLKVFFAITLPLIAQALVSGWLLSFTVSIDDVILSAFLSGPGWTTLPLVVFSRVRMGLNPEMNAIATMFITVVTIGVVAANRVILARERRLARDVHIAGSQAEKQADPPRPSVVRPTSAQPGGEAARRRAI; encoded by the coding sequence ATGATCAAGCCGAACCGAATTCTTTCAACCAGCATCCTCACGGTCGGATTTCTGTTTCTCTATATCCCGATCGTCAGCCTCGTCGTCTATTCGTTTAACGAATCGAAGCTCGTCACCGTCTGGTCGGGCTTCTCGCTGAAATGGTACGGCGTCCTGATGCACGATGCCGAGTTGCTGACGGCCGCCTGGTTGTCGCTGAAGATCGCCTTGATGACCGCAAGCGCGTCAGTCGTGCTCGGTACGTGGGCGGGGTTCGTGCTCGCGCGCATGGGGCGCTTTCGCGGGTTCACGTTCTTCACCGCAATGATCAATGCGCCGCTCGTGATCCCCGAAGTGATTCAGGGTATCTCGCTGCTGCTGCTTTTCGTGACCACGCAGCAGTTGTTCGGATGGCCCGCCGGGCGCGGCTTGCTGACGATCTGGATCGGTCACGTGATGTTGTGCGTGTCCTTCGTCGCCATCATCGTGCAATCGCGCGTGAAGGAGCTGGACCGCTCCCTTGAGGAGGCCGCGCTCGATCTCGGCGCGACACCCCTCAAGGTGTTCTTCGCGATCACGCTGCCGCTGATCGCGCAGGCACTGGTCTCTGGCTGGTTGCTTTCGTTCACCGTTTCGATCGACGACGTGATCCTGTCCGCGTTCCTCTCCGGGCCGGGCTGGACCACGCTGCCGCTCGTCGTGTTCTCGCGTGTCCGAATGGGGCTGAATCCGGAAATGAATGCGATCGCCACGATGTTCATCACCGTCGTGACGATCGGCGTGGTGGCCGCCAATCGCGTGATACTGGCGCGCGAACGCCGCCTTGCGCGGGACGTTCACATCGCCGGGAGCCAAGCCGAAAAGCAAGCCGATCCCCCCAGGCCGTCAGTCGTTCGGCCAACCTCCGCGCAACCGGGCGGCGAGGCAGCACGTCGCCGCGCGATCTGA
- a CDS encoding ABC transporter permease subunit: protein MNPSANRAIAANEASRRAGLAVALRRSAARLLPSGRNAVIGIPFLWLFVFFALPFVLVLKISFADLRLGIPPYTDLVTVKDGMVHFAMQLSHYAFLLQDDLYIATYISSLKTAAISTVLCLVIGYPISYYIARSAPATRNLLMMAVMLPFWTSFLIRVYAWVGILKDDGLLNHALMVIGLIHTPLRLYHSNAGVYIGMVYSYLPFMVMPLYAHLVKMDLTLLEAAYDLGAKPWVAFTRITLPLSKNGIIAGSLLVYIPAVGEYVIPELLGGADTLMLGRVMWDEFFNNMDWPMASAVTVAMVMLLLLPMAVFQYYQVKEMEEAQ, encoded by the coding sequence ATGAATCCGTCCGCCAACCGCGCCATTGCCGCGAACGAAGCCTCGCGCCGCGCTGGCCTCGCCGTCGCGTTGAGACGCTCTGCCGCCAGGTTGCTGCCTTCGGGCCGCAACGCGGTCATCGGCATCCCGTTCCTGTGGCTCTTCGTGTTCTTCGCGTTGCCGTTTGTGCTGGTGCTGAAAATCAGCTTCGCCGATCTGCGCCTGGGCATTCCGCCGTACACGGATCTTGTGACGGTCAAGGACGGCATGGTGCACTTCGCCATGCAGCTCAGTCACTACGCGTTCCTGCTGCAGGACGACCTGTACATCGCCACCTACATCAGCTCGCTCAAGACGGCGGCGATTTCAACCGTCCTGTGTCTCGTGATCGGCTATCCCATCAGCTACTACATTGCGCGTTCGGCGCCCGCCACCCGCAACCTGCTGATGATGGCCGTGATGCTGCCGTTCTGGACGTCGTTCCTGATTCGTGTCTATGCGTGGGTCGGCATTCTCAAGGACGACGGCCTGCTCAATCACGCACTCATGGTGATCGGTCTGATTCATACGCCTTTGCGCCTTTATCACAGCAATGCGGGCGTGTATATCGGCATGGTCTATTCGTATCTCCCGTTCATGGTGATGCCGCTTTACGCGCATCTCGTGAAGATGGACCTCACGCTGCTTGAAGCCGCGTACGACCTCGGCGCAAAACCGTGGGTGGCGTTCACGCGTATCACGTTGCCGCTGTCGAAGAACGGAATCATCGCAGGCAGCCTGCTCGTGTATATCCCCGCGGTGGGCGAGTACGTGATCCCCGAACTGCTCGGCGGCGCCGACACGTTGATGCTGGGCCGCGTGATGTGGGATGAGTTCTTCAACAACATGGACTGGCCGATGGCCTCCGCCGTTACCGTGGCGATGGTGATGCTGCTCCTTCTGCCCATGGCGGTATTTCAGTACTACCAGGTCAAGGAAATGGAGGAGGCGCAATGA
- a CDS encoding TOBE domain-containing protein, with translation MSALDKKIRRQTQLELVNIIERVGVTCVMVTHDQEEAMTMAGRLAVMSEGGIVQIGSPSEVYEYPNSRFSAGFIGSTNLFEGTVVEDEPDHIVVESEELENLLYISHGVTGPIGMPVGISVRPERVRVSHARPEALHNWARGVVTDIAYMGSYSLYHVRLPGGKTVVSNLDSASLMKEDAPAWNDEVFVSWSSASSVVVTQ, from the coding sequence ATGTCCGCGCTCGACAAGAAGATACGCCGTCAGACCCAACTGGAGCTTGTCAACATCATCGAGAGAGTCGGCGTGACCTGCGTGATGGTGACGCACGACCAGGAGGAGGCGATGACGATGGCTGGCCGCCTCGCTGTAATGAGCGAAGGCGGCATCGTGCAGATCGGTTCGCCCAGCGAAGTCTACGAGTACCCCAACAGCCGTTTCAGTGCCGGGTTCATCGGTTCGACCAATCTGTTCGAAGGGACCGTGGTCGAGGACGAACCCGATCACATCGTCGTGGAAAGCGAGGAGCTCGAAAATCTCCTGTACATCAGTCACGGCGTGACGGGACCGATTGGCATGCCCGTAGGCATTTCCGTGCGGCCAGAGCGGGTGCGCGTCTCGCACGCAAGACCGGAGGCGCTCCACAACTGGGCGCGCGGCGTGGTCACGGACATCGCCTACATGGGCAGCTATTCGCTCTATCACGTGCGGCTTCCGGGCGGAAAGACCGTGGTGTCGAATCTCGACAGCGCCAGCCTGATGAAGGAGGACGCTCCTGCCTGGAACGACGAGGTGTTCGTTTCGTGGTCGAGCGCGAGCAGCGTGGTGGTGACGCAATGA